One region of Rhizophagus irregularis chromosome 20, complete sequence genomic DNA includes:
- a CDS encoding uncharacterized protein (SECRETED:cutsite_SFS-ST; SECRETED:prob_0.2531); SECRETED:SignalP(1-20), whose translation MKERKKISLVIFILYFSSFSSTINKVGSRYNEFGVHADLTFVMEKFGNTITDFFDIHIAKFGILYNEFLLKIR comes from the exons ATGAAAGAACGAAAGAAAATTtcattagttatatttatatt atattttagttctttcagttctacaattaataaag TTGGCTCGCGTTATAACGAATTTGGTGTCCATGCTGATCTGACCTTCGTTATGGAAAAATTCGGTAACACTATAACGGATTTTTTTGACATCCATATAGCAAAATTCGGAATATTgtataacgaatttttattaaaaattcgttaa